Proteins encoded by one window of Serratia nevei:
- a CDS encoding HlyD family type I secretion periplasmic adaptor subunit, with amino-acid sequence MSNQSVIPGDIDALSRQFDEGRHLRLGGWLVLLGFGGFLLWGLLAPLDKGVPVSGSVVVAGNRKAVQHPSGGVVSQIQVHEGDRVRAGQVLLLMDTVDSRTQRDALRSQQLSNAAQRARLQAERDGLQAIVFPALLQARREEPEVMSLMLLQQQLFTSRRAALQSELAAIAESIAGSQAMLEGIRQSYASKQRQKAMLQEQLGGMRKLAAQGYVARNRLLDLEGQYAQIDGQASEDTGNIGRLGRQILELKLRAIQRREEYQKEVSSQLAEVRMKLDELDNRLAKAEADLGHTQVKAPVAGTVVGLSVFTEGGVIGAGQQLMEIVPSDRGLQVEARIPVELIDKVQVGLPVELLFSAFNQSTTPRVEGEVTLVGADRLTDEKSGAPYYSVRAKVSEAGLQRLNGLEIRPGMPVEGFIRTGERSMMNYLFKPLTDRLHLALTEE; translated from the coding sequence ATGAGCAATCAGAGTGTGATCCCCGGCGATATCGACGCCCTTTCCCGACAGTTCGACGAAGGGCGTCATCTGCGGCTCGGCGGCTGGCTGGTGCTGCTGGGATTTGGCGGCTTCCTGCTGTGGGGGCTGTTGGCGCCGTTGGATAAGGGCGTGCCGGTTTCCGGCAGCGTGGTGGTGGCCGGTAACCGCAAGGCGGTACAGCACCCGAGCGGCGGCGTGGTGTCGCAAATTCAGGTGCATGAGGGGGATCGGGTCCGCGCCGGGCAGGTGCTGTTGCTGATGGATACCGTCGACAGCCGCACCCAGCGCGATGCGCTGCGCAGCCAGCAGTTGAGCAACGCCGCGCAGCGGGCGCGGCTGCAGGCCGAGCGCGACGGCCTGCAGGCGATCGTTTTCCCCGCGTTGTTGCAAGCGCGGCGGGAGGAGCCGGAGGTGATGTCGTTGATGCTGTTGCAACAGCAGCTGTTCACCAGCCGCCGTGCGGCGTTGCAGAGCGAGCTGGCGGCGATCGCGGAGAGCATCGCCGGATCGCAGGCGATGCTGGAGGGGATCCGGCAGTCTTACGCCAGCAAACAGCGGCAAAAGGCCATGTTGCAGGAGCAGCTGGGAGGCATGCGCAAGCTGGCGGCACAGGGGTATGTGGCGCGCAACCGGCTGCTGGATCTGGAAGGGCAGTATGCGCAGATCGACGGCCAGGCGTCCGAGGACACGGGCAATATCGGCCGCCTGGGGCGCCAGATCCTGGAGCTGAAGCTGCGGGCGATCCAGCGGCGGGAAGAGTATCAGAAAGAGGTCAGCAGCCAGCTGGCCGAGGTGCGGATGAAGCTGGACGAACTGGATAACCGCCTGGCCAAGGCGGAGGCCGATCTGGGCCATACGCAGGTGAAAGCGCCGGTGGCAGGCACCGTGGTGGGGCTGAGCGTGTTCACCGAAGGCGGCGTGATCGGTGCCGGTCAGCAGCTGATGGAGATCGTGCCCAGCGATCGGGGGCTGCAGGTAGAGGCGCGTATCCCGGTCGAGCTGATCGACAAGGTGCAGGTGGGCTTGCCGGTCGAGCTGTTGTTCTCGGCGTTTAACCAAAGCACCACGCCGCGCGTTGAGGGCGAAGTGACGCTGGTCGGGGCCGATCGCCTGACCGACGAGAAAAGCGGTGCGCCCTATTACAGCGTGCGCGCCAAGGTCAGCGAAGCGGGCCTGCAGCGCTTGAACGGGTTGGAGATCCGCCCGGGGATGCCGGTCGAAGGGTTCATCCGCACCGGCGAGCGTTCGATGATGAACTACCTGTTCAAACCGCTGACCGATCGCCTTCACCTGGCGCTGACGGAAGAGTGA
- a CDS encoding energy transducer TonB: MSVSPLPFAAPGAAMPWRRCLVLVLALHLLAAALLWPWRDKAAPPWVPPPAVMVVMAAAPQAPAEVKQPPGERTLPPQVEPPAPPEPLPTVKVPEAVRPNIAVAPKQKKPPKPVKKTLPPRTPPQEKTIAPPKVQEQSVGAPPPGRADKTAAPQTRLTPYAQAGEDSWRSRINSRLNRFKRYPKDALRLKRQGVGQVRFTLDRQGHVLAVTLVSSAGLPSLDREIQALVKRASPLPTPPADAYVNGTVELTLPIDFSLRGAGF, translated from the coding sequence ATGTCGGTTTCTCCACTGCCTTTCGCCGCGCCCGGCGCCGCCATGCCCTGGCGCCGTTGCCTGGTGCTGGTGCTGGCGCTGCACCTGCTGGCCGCGGCGCTGCTCTGGCCCTGGCGAGACAAGGCCGCGCCGCCGTGGGTGCCGCCGCCGGCGGTCATGGTGGTGATGGCCGCCGCACCGCAGGCCCCGGCCGAGGTAAAACAACCGCCGGGAGAAAGGACGCTGCCGCCTCAGGTTGAACCGCCGGCGCCGCCGGAACCCTTGCCGACGGTGAAGGTGCCTGAAGCCGTACGGCCGAACATCGCCGTAGCGCCGAAGCAGAAAAAACCGCCCAAGCCGGTGAAGAAAACCCTCCCGCCACGCACGCCGCCGCAGGAGAAAACGATCGCGCCGCCGAAGGTTCAGGAGCAAAGCGTCGGCGCGCCGCCGCCAGGCCGGGCGGATAAAACGGCCGCGCCGCAAACCCGCCTGACGCCCTATGCGCAGGCGGGGGAGGATAGCTGGCGCAGCCGTATCAACAGCCGCCTTAATCGCTTTAAGCGTTACCCCAAAGACGCATTGCGGCTGAAGCGCCAGGGCGTTGGGCAGGTGCGTTTCACGTTGGACAGGCAGGGCCATGTGCTGGCGGTGACGCTGGTCAGCAGCGCCGGGCTGCCGTCGCTGGATCGCGAAATCCAGGCGCTGGTCAAGCGCGCTTCGCCGTTGCCTACGCCGCCGGCGGATGCTTACGTCAACGGCACGGTGGAATTGACGTTGCCGATCGATTTCAGTTTGCGCGGCGCGGGTTTTTGA
- a CDS encoding IclR family transcriptional regulator, with protein sequence MTTLENAAAVLKLFSQQRVMHGQPGIAFSDVVGQLALPKSTVSRLLQTMENQGMLERDPDSRRYRIGALLLAASSHYLSMPLVDSLAASMAQLCRQTACTGYLSILEGQEIMVMRMFPGRHFLQVVTPAGYRSPAAETSVGRAILARESDEQVRARYAGGYRATSPNAPQTLDALLQKLQQVRREGWSLACNETLNSISSLATALVNKHGSETVGLCLSFPSQGEEQPFVPEVLAELIAVSRQLAEKYGDDYWQQIK encoded by the coding sequence ATGACAACGCTGGAAAATGCCGCTGCGGTATTAAAACTCTTTTCTCAACAACGCGTGATGCATGGCCAGCCGGGCATTGCATTCAGCGACGTGGTGGGCCAACTGGCGTTGCCGAAAAGCACGGTATCGCGCCTGCTGCAGACCATGGAAAATCAGGGCATGCTGGAGCGCGATCCCGATAGCCGGCGTTACCGCATCGGCGCGCTGTTGCTGGCGGCATCCAGCCACTACCTGTCGATGCCGCTGGTGGACAGCCTGGCGGCCAGTATGGCGCAGCTGTGCCGCCAGACGGCCTGTACCGGCTACCTTTCGATATTGGAAGGGCAGGAAATCATGGTGATGCGCATGTTCCCCGGCCGCCACTTTTTGCAGGTGGTGACTCCGGCGGGTTACCGTTCACCGGCGGCGGAAACCTCGGTCGGCCGGGCGATATTGGCGCGTGAAAGCGACGAGCAGGTTCGGGCGCGTTACGCCGGCGGTTACCGGGCGACTTCGCCCAATGCGCCGCAAACGTTGGATGCGCTGTTGCAGAAGTTGCAGCAGGTGAGGCGTGAGGGATGGTCGCTGGCGTGCAATGAAACCCTGAACAGCATCAGTTCGCTGGCGACCGCGCTGGTGAACAAGCACGGCAGCGAGACGGTGGGGTTGTGCCTGTCCTTCCCCTCGCAGGGCGAGGAGCAGCCGTTTGTACCGGAAGTCCTGGCTGAATTAATCGCAGTCAGCCGCCAACTGGCGGAAAAATATGGCGATGATTATTGGCAGCAGATCAAATAA
- a CDS encoding OPT/YSL family transporter has protein sequence MKSNNPLKEAGTLLVMALLSVVGAIIGVQLITTLGVTPNTSIIGALIAMLLARIPLQMFQRYRSVHTQNLAQTVISSATFGAANCLLMPIAVPYVMGQPQLILPMFCGVAAAMLLDAYLLYRLFDTKVFPAANAWPPGVAAAEAIKAGDRGGKQAWLLVVGVGVGIAGSMLKIPMAAFGTAFIGNIWALSMFGVGLLLRAYAEPVADFDINAHFIPHGVMVGAGLVALIQVAQVIRSRRADSAGYTQPDSAVSKALGLGAVGYIAIAAFLALVGGLFSEMSLPMLALFVIYAAFAAFVHELIVGIAAMHSGWFPAFAVALITLIVGILIGFPPLALCILTGFTAATGPAFADMGFDLKAGFILRGYGEDLRQELLGRRIQLFAALIAFLIAIPVVYLSYHSYFLQDLIPPVARVYAKTIEAGAQPGIAWSLLVWAIPGAVVQLIGGPKRQLGVLLATGLLINNALAGWAVLVGIALRVAILRRWGDRGRTPMEIMAAGFIAGDALYNFFSSIFSSKGK, from the coding sequence ATGAAATCAAATAATCCGCTAAAAGAGGCCGGCACGCTGTTGGTCATGGCGCTGCTTTCGGTGGTGGGAGCGATCATCGGCGTTCAGCTGATTACCACGCTGGGCGTGACGCCCAACACCTCGATCATCGGTGCGCTGATCGCCATGCTGTTGGCACGTATTCCGCTGCAAATGTTCCAACGCTACCGCTCGGTGCACACCCAGAACCTGGCGCAGACGGTGATCTCCTCCGCCACCTTCGGCGCGGCCAATTGCCTGCTGATGCCGATTGCGGTGCCTTACGTGATGGGGCAACCGCAGCTTATTTTACCGATGTTCTGCGGCGTGGCGGCGGCGATGCTGCTCGACGCCTATCTGCTTTATCGCCTGTTCGATACCAAAGTGTTCCCCGCCGCCAATGCCTGGCCGCCCGGCGTCGCCGCCGCGGAGGCGATTAAAGCCGGCGATCGCGGCGGCAAGCAGGCCTGGCTTTTGGTGGTGGGCGTAGGGGTGGGCATCGCCGGATCAATGCTCAAGATCCCCATGGCGGCCTTCGGCACCGCTTTTATTGGCAATATCTGGGCGCTGAGCATGTTCGGCGTCGGGCTATTGCTGCGGGCCTACGCCGAGCCGGTAGCCGATTTTGATATCAACGCCCATTTTATTCCGCACGGCGTGATGGTCGGCGCCGGCCTGGTGGCGCTGATCCAGGTTGCGCAGGTGATCCGTAGCCGCCGCGCCGATAGCGCCGGTTATACCCAGCCGGACAGTGCGGTAAGCAAAGCGCTCGGCCTGGGCGCAGTCGGCTACATCGCCATCGCCGCGTTTTTGGCTCTGGTCGGCGGGCTGTTTAGCGAGATGTCGCTGCCGATGTTGGCGCTGTTCGTGATTTACGCGGCGTTCGCCGCTTTCGTTCATGAGCTGATCGTCGGTATCGCCGCCATGCACTCCGGCTGGTTTCCGGCGTTCGCGGTGGCGTTGATCACCCTGATCGTCGGTATCCTGATCGGTTTCCCACCGCTGGCGCTGTGCATCCTGACCGGTTTTACCGCCGCCACCGGGCCGGCTTTCGCCGACATGGGCTTTGATTTGAAAGCCGGCTTCATCCTGCGCGGCTACGGCGAGGATCTGCGGCAGGAGCTGCTGGGGCGCCGCATTCAGCTGTTTGCGGCGCTGATCGCCTTCCTCATCGCCATTCCGGTGGTTTACCTCTCTTATCACAGCTATTTCCTGCAGGACCTGATCCCGCCGGTCGCGCGCGTTTACGCGAAGACCATCGAGGCTGGTGCGCAGCCGGGCATCGCCTGGAGCCTTTTGGTCTGGGCGATCCCCGGCGCCGTGGTACAGCTGATCGGCGGCCCTAAGCGCCAGCTCGGCGTGCTGCTGGCGACCGGCCTGCTGATCAACAACGCCTTGGCCGGGTGGGCGGTGCTGGTGGGCATCGCGCTGCGCGTAGCGATCCTGCGCCGTTGGGGCGATCGCGGCCGCACGCCGATGGAGATCATGGCGGCCGGGTTTATCGCCGGCGACGCGCTCTACAACTTCTTCAGCTCGATTTTTTCCAGCAAGGGCAAATAG
- a CDS encoding DUF1177 domain-containing protein yields MSLQQTLQVFELMDSAFVSGQDVVDLFAPYPAIRASTLRADGPKGGTDFVRIEILGSAGKFAGGAAPTLGIIGRLGGIGARPTRIGLVSDGDGAIAAIAAALKLAEMQRKGDTLPGDVIVTTHICPNAPTRPHDPVDFMDSPIDDVTMNDNEVVPEADAILSIDTTKGNRIINHKGYALSPTVKEGYILRVAEDLLRIMEMTSGRPAVTFPITTQDITPYGNGVHHLNSILQPSTATAAPVVGVAICSESVVPGCGTGASHETDIALAAKFSVEVAKEFGRGTCRFYDAAEYGQLLALYGSLSHLQKRR; encoded by the coding sequence ATGAGTTTGCAACAAACGCTGCAGGTTTTTGAATTGATGGATAGCGCATTCGTCAGCGGCCAGGACGTCGTCGATCTGTTTGCGCCTTACCCGGCGATCCGGGCCAGCACCTTGCGCGCCGACGGGCCGAAGGGTGGCACCGATTTCGTGCGCATCGAGATCCTCGGTAGCGCAGGCAAATTCGCTGGCGGTGCGGCGCCGACGCTGGGCATTATCGGCCGCCTGGGCGGCATCGGCGCGCGGCCGACGCGTATCGGGCTGGTGTCCGACGGCGACGGCGCGATCGCTGCCATTGCCGCCGCGCTGAAGCTGGCGGAGATGCAGCGTAAGGGCGACACGCTGCCAGGCGATGTGATCGTCACCACCCATATTTGCCCGAACGCGCCGACCCGCCCGCACGATCCGGTCGATTTTATGGATTCGCCGATCGATGACGTGACGATGAACGATAATGAAGTGGTGCCGGAGGCGGACGCCATCTTGTCGATCGATACCACCAAAGGCAACCGCATCATCAATCACAAAGGCTATGCGCTGTCGCCGACGGTGAAAGAGGGCTACATCCTGCGGGTGGCGGAAGATCTGCTGCGCATCATGGAGATGACCAGCGGCCGCCCAGCGGTGACCTTCCCGATCACCACGCAGGACATCACCCCTTACGGCAACGGCGTGCATCACCTCAACAGCATCCTGCAGCCCTCGACCGCTACTGCGGCGCCGGTGGTCGGCGTGGCGATTTGCAGCGAATCGGTGGTGCCGGGCTGCGGCACCGGCGCCAGCCACGAAACGGACATCGCGCTGGCGGCCAAATTCTCGGTGGAAGTTGCCAAAGAATTCGGCCGCGGCACCTGCCGGTTCTACGATGCCGCCGAATACGGCCAGCTGCTGGCGCTGTATGGCAGCCTGAGCCACCTGCAAAAAAGGAGATAG